One stretch of Rosistilla oblonga DNA includes these proteins:
- a CDS encoding sugar phosphate isomerase/epimerase family protein, whose amino-acid sequence MNTRRTFLSALAAGSLVPLHQAVGQATPAAVAGPRSSHPIALSTYSLWRFRNDELRDFHKCIDIADEMGFDGVELLLYQLEQNEMLSHSKLMSYKRHALRLGLPLVGLSTHQGWVTPDRQLRKENTDRTIGQIEVAYKLGIPTMRVNTGRWGTSGSFDALMKNRGIESPLPGYTDEDAFPWVIEALEACIPTAEKCGVVLALENHWGLGLTPEGILRIVDAVDSPWLQITTDTGNFLEEPYERLEKIADKTVFVQAKTYFGGGQWYSLDLDYPRIGQILQKHNYRGYISLEFEGMEDYRTAIPKSLELMRAAFPRVPA is encoded by the coding sequence ATGAACACACGCCGAACGTTTTTGTCCGCTCTCGCTGCCGGTTCCTTAGTCCCACTGCATCAAGCCGTCGGTCAAGCGACTCCCGCAGCGGTCGCCGGCCCGCGGAGCTCGCATCCGATCGCGCTGTCAACCTATTCGCTGTGGCGGTTCCGCAACGATGAACTGCGTGACTTTCACAAGTGCATCGACATCGCCGACGAGATGGGTTTCGACGGTGTCGAACTGCTGCTTTATCAACTCGAACAGAACGAGATGCTCAGTCATTCGAAGCTGATGAGCTACAAACGCCATGCGCTGCGTCTAGGTTTACCTTTGGTAGGTCTATCGACACATCAGGGCTGGGTTACGCCCGATCGCCAATTGCGAAAGGAGAATACCGATCGGACGATTGGCCAGATCGAGGTCGCGTACAAGTTGGGGATTCCGACGATGCGAGTCAACACAGGCCGATGGGGAACGTCGGGCAGTTTCGATGCGTTGATGAAAAACCGTGGCATCGAATCACCGCTGCCAGGATATACCGACGAAGACGCATTCCCTTGGGTGATCGAAGCGTTGGAGGCGTGCATCCCGACGGCGGAGAAGTGTGGCGTCGTATTGGCGTTAGAAAACCATTGGGGCTTGGGGCTGACGCCGGAAGGCATCTTGCGAATCGTCGACGCGGTCGATTCCCCTTGGTTGCAGATCACCACCGATACGGGGAACTTCCTCGAAGAGCCCTACGAGCGACTGGAGAAGATCGCGGATAAGACGGTTTTCGTTCAGGCGAAAACCTACTTCGGTGGCGGGCAATGGTATTCGCTGGATCTCGATTATCCGCGGATCGGACAGATTCTGCAGAAGCACAACTACCGCGGGTACATCTCGCTGGAGTTCGAGGGCATGGAGGATTATCGCACTGCAATTCCCAAGAGCCTTGAACTGATGCGAGCCGCGTTTCCACGCGTACCGGCATAA
- a CDS encoding tetratricopeptide repeat protein, whose protein sequence is MNNPTLIETTDATFELDVLERSRTVPVVVDFWADWCQPCRALAPLLEKLAEEFAGSVIVAKANTDDCQQAASEFGVSGIPALFGVVDGTIVDGLQGAVSEEVLRVFFRRMVSAAEFRTAMQIEDTDPAAALATYDKMLEDDPENLPAKIGRGRASLAAGDVATATQILEELEARGFLEPEAEQLKSRLSLAASVPAGDLQELEKQLAADPSNSPLKIEVARKQAAAGSFQAALDLALEVVEATHGDDRDQARLLMIDIFRTLPDDSPLTGEYRRKLASALY, encoded by the coding sequence ATGAATAATCCAACATTGATTGAAACAACCGACGCGACGTTCGAACTCGATGTATTAGAGCGGAGCCGGACCGTTCCGGTGGTCGTCGATTTCTGGGCCGATTGGTGCCAGCCGTGTCGAGCGCTCGCGCCGCTTTTGGAAAAGCTGGCCGAAGAGTTTGCCGGCTCGGTGATCGTCGCCAAAGCAAATACAGATGACTGCCAGCAGGCCGCCAGCGAATTTGGAGTCTCCGGAATTCCGGCACTCTTCGGTGTCGTCGACGGTACGATCGTCGATGGTCTGCAAGGAGCGGTCAGCGAAGAGGTGTTGCGCGTCTTCTTTCGGCGGATGGTTTCCGCAGCGGAGTTTCGAACCGCGATGCAGATCGAAGATACCGATCCCGCAGCAGCCTTGGCCACCTACGATAAGATGCTCGAGGATGATCCAGAAAACCTTCCCGCAAAGATCGGTCGTGGGCGGGCGTCGCTAGCCGCTGGGGATGTCGCCACGGCAACTCAGATTCTGGAAGAGCTGGAAGCACGCGGGTTTCTCGAACCCGAAGCGGAACAGCTGAAGTCGCGACTGTCGCTCGCCGCCTCGGTCCCCGCGGGCGATCTGCAGGAACTGGAAAAGCAACTGGCCGCCGACCCAAGCAACTCTCCTCTGAAGATCGAAGTCGCTCGCAAGCAGGCAGCGGCGGGCAGTTTTCAAGCTGCATTGGATCTCGCCTTGGAAGTGGTGGAAGCGACGCATGGAGACGATCGCGACCAAGCTCGACTGCTGATGATCGATATCTTCCGCACGCTTCCCGATGATTCGCCGTTGACGGGCGAATACCGCCGGAAACTTGCGTCGGCGCTTTATTAA
- a CDS encoding cytochrome d ubiquinol oxidase subunit II, with translation MNIHTFLEHHGISRNPFAEEDAQTDPVFKEFCISSAYHPVWDKVYGDPSEPSTAIVFGAKGAGKTAIGLQIDRHLDRYNRQHLNNRTYVIRYDDFNPFLDHFQERLPRRLAKKPEKTLDAWRLWDHIDAILCLGVTRLVDRVLDQNNANDSVATEVREEDLRKLERHQARDLLLLSLAYDQSTGESFSDRWNGLRKKLGYRNWSVRWDFWLAIAGLVVALVLSGWLAYSERLSLGWSAVVFLLVSFAGSAHYKLRWLRCWWMARGIRKHMRVGKRDTHTLHKTLLSIPYSELASQPLPRFDRTDDRYEMLSKFQSVLARLGFSGVIVLIDRVDEPHLLGGKPELMRRFVWPLLDNKLLKHSGVGLKLLLPQELHRDVERETREFHERARLDKQNLIPSFHWTGEALYDLAQSRLIACAAEGQTPEPRNLFDDNISYERLLAAMQSLRVPRHLFRFLYRVLVEHCNKYTDSDPHYKIDANTFETTLAVYMKDLDSIGG, from the coding sequence ATGAACATCCATACCTTTCTTGAGCACCACGGTATCAGCCGCAATCCCTTCGCTGAAGAGGATGCCCAAACCGATCCGGTGTTCAAAGAGTTCTGCATCTCCAGCGCCTATCATCCTGTCTGGGATAAGGTCTATGGAGATCCATCGGAACCGAGCACGGCGATCGTGTTTGGAGCCAAGGGGGCGGGCAAGACCGCGATCGGTTTGCAGATCGATAGGCATCTGGATCGCTACAATCGCCAGCACCTGAACAATCGCACATACGTCATCCGCTACGACGACTTCAATCCCTTCCTGGACCATTTCCAGGAACGGTTGCCGCGGCGGTTGGCCAAGAAGCCCGAAAAGACTCTCGACGCCTGGCGGTTGTGGGATCATATCGATGCGATCCTTTGTTTGGGCGTAACGCGGCTTGTCGACCGCGTGTTGGATCAGAACAACGCCAACGATTCGGTGGCGACGGAAGTCCGCGAAGAGGACCTGCGAAAACTCGAGCGACATCAAGCTCGCGATCTGCTGTTGCTGTCGCTGGCTTACGACCAATCGACCGGCGAATCCTTTTCCGATCGGTGGAACGGGCTGCGGAAAAAGCTGGGCTATCGCAATTGGTCTGTCCGCTGGGATTTCTGGTTGGCAATTGCTGGCCTGGTTGTCGCGTTAGTCCTGTCGGGCTGGCTCGCCTATTCCGAACGCCTCAGTCTCGGTTGGTCTGCCGTCGTGTTCCTGTTGGTCAGTTTCGCCGGTTCGGCACATTACAAGCTGCGCTGGCTGCGTTGTTGGTGGATGGCTCGCGGGATCCGCAAGCACATGCGAGTTGGCAAGCGGGATACCCATACACTGCACAAGACTCTGCTTTCGATTCCGTATAGCGAACTGGCCAGTCAGCCGCTGCCGCGATTTGATCGCACCGATGACCGTTATGAAATGCTCAGCAAATTTCAGTCGGTGTTGGCTCGTTTGGGCTTCTCCGGCGTGATCGTACTGATCGACCGTGTCGACGAACCGCACCTGTTGGGTGGCAAGCCGGAACTGATGCGTCGCTTTGTTTGGCCGCTGTTGGACAACAAGCTGTTGAAGCATTCGGGTGTTGGGCTGAAGCTGCTGTTGCCGCAGGAATTGCATCGCGATGTCGAACGCGAAACGCGGGAGTTCCACGAACGGGCACGGCTTGATAAACAGAACCTGATCCCGAGCTTTCACTGGACTGGCGAAGCGCTCTACGACCTCGCACAGTCGCGTTTGATCGCGTGTGCGGCGGAGGGGCAAACGCCTGAGCCACGCAACCTGTTCGACGACAACATCTCGTACGAACGTCTGTTAGCCGCAATGCAATCGTTGCGCGTCCCACGGCATCTGTTCCGCTTCCTCTATCGCGTGTTGGTTGAACACTGCAACAAATACACCGATTCGGATCCGCACTACAAAATCGACGCCAATACGTTTGAAACGACGCTCGCGGTCTACATGAAAGACCTCGACAGCATCGGCGGTTGA
- a CDS encoding PVC-type heme-binding CxxCH protein, which translates to MKLFSAWNHRFPWLAAPALLVASICSGASGDEPTLVFDAVGKQVGEIVLVAGDEEYRSEESMPMLGKILSQKHGFKCTVVFSLSDDGSYIDPNNSTGLTGLAALDTADLMIIGTRFRAPRPEEAAHLTKFMNAGKPVIGIRTATHAFNGKGSFGDKISFAEWGRKILGEQWVSHHGKHKSEGARGVIEKSSADHPILNSVEEIFAPSDVYGVIHLTDADQILMRGAVTESLDPKSPNVDGEKNDPMQPFAWLHTYEAPNGTQGKSFCTTAGAAVDLVDEDLRRMLVNAAYFLTGNEVPKQADVAYVDPFYPSFFGFIREKDYWKNADLQPSDFGLGKSPAMPDPKGSPAWDFRPTNPVAAAADNAGSLPLKKRQRIAVVGNALAEGMNQYGNFETLLQTRFPEKELIFRNFGWPADEVANQQRPGSYTTIDDPMVVFAPDMFLCFFGFNESFQGREPAAIERFMADYRKYIETMKAKFAKDGKQPTFVLVSPVGFEATGNPLQPDGVEENKNLAAYTAAIAKMAAADGHSFVDLHTKTSEEFAKTPGNQFTINGVHLNEQGDRLMGELLDESLFDGEHPLGVDASKFQEVRKWVNDKSWYHLQDYRMLNGWYVYGGRRTWDTETFPTEYRKIRNIVAVRDQYVWDLAAGRPVADQPDDSNTGEVYTPETMFGTRDENFRKMREPEEIKYPSPEESIEMMTVPEGFKVELFASEREFPELANPNQIAFDSRGRLWVSCMANYPQWQPGSAKPSDRLLIFEDTDGDGKADKCTPFYDKLICPTGFEFWNGGVLVVDEPRILFLKDTDGDDRADEVTPLIDGIATDDTHHTMGAWEFSHGGLLHMLEGVALSTTLETPWGPFRNKGTSGGYIFDLHSLKFSHYRTPGYGNPWCLVFDEWGNGIVGDGTNAKQHWVSPLSGLEVNTRRTMNPVFDNQGMRPAVGNEFLWSRQFPDDVQGQFIYACVINMHGMPRFNVRDEADGAGFEGERVEDLLSSTDMVFRPVDPKIGPDGALWFGDWCNALIGHMQYSQRDPNRDHQHGRIFRLVYENKPLLEPITQAGKSIDELLEQLKTYELRTRYRVRREIRDHEKEEVYAAIDKWIDGVDDPKQLCEAMWIQESFRDVDTDLLDKILATDEYRARAAAIHTITNEMERIPNAKDYLAKGVTDPNPRVRLEAVRGLSFLGSVEATELALKAVDQPMDYWLDYTLEHTLHALEPAWKSGEGTEGFLANSSEAAAKHFDRFRKLNGPGGAAVLPLEVADDVDASEKDRKNAIRQLAKLKGGHAGRGVEVFKRVCSACHMVGDVGKKFGPDLSDIGRRFDLEKIITSIIMPNEEISKGYETVMVLTIDGATHNGFILSEDDETLSLGIANGKQIDVLKDDIDIRKPMKASSMPEGLVKTIAPVEFLDLIAYLQNQKDVAFSKSDDGWIRSTDKNPPPMRTHGEFKEISRDAEVKLGDAFGNRDWNNDVHLFLNPLKREKWDFSFHSQHDADKPALTIRLAKESEVRHIELKNRLDSQFHERAEGLTVWTSTDGKDYQKVWAAEKPAGTYSIDLPAGTRAKYVRIGLDGKGTFHLFQGVIYGK; encoded by the coding sequence ATGAAGTTATTCTCCGCGTGGAACCATCGGTTCCCATGGCTCGCGGCACCCGCACTGCTGGTTGCCAGCATCTGCTCGGGGGCCTCTGGTGACGAGCCGACATTGGTCTTCGATGCCGTCGGCAAGCAGGTCGGCGAGATCGTTTTGGTCGCTGGGGACGAAGAGTATCGCAGCGAAGAATCGATGCCGATGTTGGGGAAGATCTTGAGCCAAAAGCATGGCTTCAAGTGCACAGTCGTCTTCTCGTTGTCCGACGACGGCAGCTACATCGATCCCAATAATTCGACTGGCCTGACCGGTCTGGCGGCACTCGATACCGCCGATCTGATGATCATCGGCACTCGTTTCCGAGCGCCGCGTCCGGAAGAAGCCGCTCATCTGACCAAGTTCATGAACGCCGGCAAGCCAGTCATCGGCATCCGCACCGCCACGCATGCCTTCAACGGCAAGGGGAGCTTCGGCGACAAGATCAGCTTTGCCGAATGGGGACGCAAGATCCTTGGCGAACAATGGGTCAGCCACCACGGCAAACACAAGTCGGAAGGTGCCCGAGGCGTGATCGAAAAGTCGTCCGCCGATCACCCGATCTTGAATTCGGTCGAAGAGATCTTTGCTCCCAGCGATGTCTATGGAGTCATTCACCTGACCGACGCCGACCAAATTCTGATGCGTGGCGCCGTGACCGAATCGCTCGATCCCAAATCGCCTAATGTCGACGGAGAGAAGAACGATCCAATGCAACCGTTTGCCTGGTTGCACACCTACGAAGCTCCCAACGGAACGCAGGGCAAATCGTTTTGCACCACCGCCGGCGCAGCGGTCGATCTGGTCGATGAAGATCTCCGCCGGATGCTTGTCAACGCAGCTTATTTCCTGACCGGAAACGAAGTGCCCAAACAAGCCGACGTCGCTTACGTCGATCCTTTTTATCCAAGCTTCTTCGGGTTCATTCGCGAGAAGGATTATTGGAAAAACGCCGACCTGCAGCCGAGCGATTTTGGGCTCGGCAAATCGCCAGCGATGCCCGATCCCAAGGGAAGTCCCGCTTGGGATTTCCGGCCGACCAACCCCGTCGCCGCTGCGGCTGACAATGCCGGATCGCTCCCACTGAAGAAGCGTCAACGGATCGCAGTCGTCGGCAACGCGCTGGCCGAAGGGATGAACCAATACGGCAATTTCGAGACGCTGCTGCAAACGCGGTTTCCCGAAAAGGAACTCATCTTCCGCAACTTCGGTTGGCCCGCCGATGAAGTCGCCAATCAACAGCGTCCCGGCAGCTACACGACCATCGACGACCCGATGGTTGTTTTTGCCCCTGACATGTTTCTCTGCTTCTTCGGATTCAACGAGTCTTTCCAAGGCCGCGAACCTGCCGCGATCGAGCGTTTTATGGCCGATTACCGCAAGTACATCGAAACGATGAAGGCGAAGTTTGCCAAAGATGGCAAGCAACCGACGTTTGTATTGGTCAGCCCGGTTGGCTTCGAAGCGACCGGAAATCCATTGCAGCCCGATGGTGTCGAAGAGAACAAGAATCTTGCGGCTTATACCGCCGCGATCGCCAAAATGGCTGCCGCCGACGGACACAGCTTCGTCGATCTGCACACCAAAACGAGCGAAGAATTTGCCAAGACGCCTGGCAATCAATTCACGATCAACGGCGTGCACCTGAACGAACAAGGCGATCGCTTGATGGGCGAATTGCTCGACGAGAGCCTGTTCGATGGCGAGCACCCGTTGGGCGTCGACGCCAGCAAGTTCCAAGAGGTTCGCAAATGGGTGAACGACAAATCGTGGTACCACTTGCAAGATTATCGGATGCTCAACGGTTGGTACGTCTATGGCGGGCGCCGCACCTGGGATACCGAAACCTTCCCGACCGAATATCGCAAGATCCGCAACATCGTTGCAGTCCGCGACCAATACGTCTGGGACCTGGCCGCCGGGCGACCGGTTGCCGATCAGCCCGATGATTCGAACACCGGCGAAGTCTATACGCCTGAAACGATGTTCGGCACGCGAGACGAAAACTTCCGCAAGATGCGTGAACCCGAGGAGATCAAATACCCATCGCCCGAAGAATCGATCGAGATGATGACGGTTCCCGAAGGGTTTAAGGTCGAACTGTTCGCCTCCGAACGCGAGTTCCCCGAACTGGCCAACCCGAATCAGATCGCCTTCGATAGCCGCGGACGACTGTGGGTCTCCTGCATGGCCAATTATCCCCAGTGGCAGCCCGGTTCGGCGAAGCCCAGCGATCGCTTGCTGATCTTCGAGGATACCGATGGCGATGGTAAAGCGGATAAGTGCACGCCGTTCTACGACAAACTTATCTGCCCAACCGGCTTCGAATTCTGGAACGGTGGCGTGTTGGTCGTCGACGAACCACGGATTTTGTTCCTCAAGGATACCGATGGCGACGACCGCGCCGACGAAGTCACGCCGCTCATCGATGGCATCGCGACCGACGACACGCACCATACGATGGGCGCGTGGGAGTTCTCTCACGGCGGCTTGTTGCACATGCTCGAAGGCGTCGCGCTATCGACGACGCTCGAAACCCCATGGGGCCCGTTCCGCAACAAGGGAACCAGCGGTGGTTACATCTTCGACCTGCATTCGCTGAAGTTCAGCCACTACCGCACGCCTGGTTACGGCAACCCATGGTGTCTCGTCTTTGACGAATGGGGCAACGGGATCGTCGGCGACGGTACCAACGCTAAACAACACTGGGTGAGTCCACTTTCCGGATTGGAAGTCAACACGCGCCGGACGATGAATCCGGTCTTCGACAACCAAGGGATGCGTCCCGCGGTCGGCAACGAATTCCTGTGGTCGCGTCAATTCCCCGACGACGTTCAAGGCCAGTTCATCTATGCCTGTGTGATCAACATGCACGGCATGCCTCGTTTTAACGTTCGCGACGAAGCGGATGGAGCCGGTTTCGAAGGAGAACGCGTCGAAGACCTGCTGTCGTCGACCGACATGGTCTTCCGACCTGTCGATCCGAAGATTGGCCCCGACGGAGCGTTGTGGTTTGGCGACTGGTGCAACGCACTGATCGGTCACATGCAATATTCGCAGCGCGACCCGAATCGCGATCACCAACACGGCCGCATCTTCCGCTTGGTTTATGAGAACAAACCGCTGTTGGAACCGATCACGCAAGCTGGCAAATCGATCGACGAATTGCTGGAACAACTGAAGACCTACGAATTGCGAACTCGCTATCGGGTCCGTCGCGAAATTCGCGATCACGAGAAGGAAGAGGTCTACGCCGCGATCGACAAGTGGATCGATGGCGTCGACGATCCCAAACAGTTGTGCGAAGCGATGTGGATCCAAGAGAGCTTCCGCGACGTCGATACCGATCTGTTGGACAAGATCCTGGCAACCGATGAATATCGCGCTCGCGCCGCGGCGATCCACACGATCACCAACGAGATGGAGCGGATTCCGAACGCGAAGGACTATCTAGCCAAGGGCGTTACCGATCCGAACCCGCGTGTTCGTTTGGAAGCCGTCCGCGGGTTGAGCTTCCTGGGAAGCGTTGAAGCGACCGAATTGGCACTGAAGGCTGTCGACCAGCCGATGGACTATTGGCTCGATTACACTCTGGAACATACGCTGCACGCGTTGGAACCTGCATGGAAGTCGGGCGAGGGGACCGAAGGCTTTTTGGCAAACAGCTCCGAAGCCGCAGCCAAGCACTTCGATCGCTTCCGTAAACTCAACGGTCCCGGCGGCGCGGCGGTGCTGCCGTTGGAAGTTGCCGACGACGTCGACGCTTCGGAAAAGGACCGCAAGAACGCGATCCGCCAACTGGCGAAGCTGAAAGGCGGCCATGCCGGCCGTGGCGTCGAGGTCTTCAAACGCGTCTGTTCGGCGTGTCACATGGTCGGCGATGTCGGCAAGAAATTTGGCCCCGACCTGAGCGACATCGGCCGCCGATTCGATCTGGAAAAGATCATCACTTCGATCATCATGCCCAACGAGGAGATCTCCAAGGGATACGAAACGGTGATGGTCCTGACGATCGACGGTGCAACGCACAACGGCTTCATCCTGAGCGAGGACGACGAGACGTTGTCGTTGGGAATCGCCAATGGCAAGCAGATCGACGTGTTGAAGGATGACATCGACATCCGCAAGCCGATGAAGGCGAGCTCGATGCCGGAAGGCTTAGTGAAAACGATCGCCCCTGTCGAATTCCTCGACCTGATCGCTTATTTGCAAAACCAAAAGGATGTTGCATTTTCGAAGAGCGATGATGGCTGGATCCGCAGCACCGATAAGAACCCGCCGCCCATGCGAACTCACGGTGAGTTCAAAGAGATCTCGCGCGACGCCGAAGTGAAATTGGGCGACGCGTTTGGCAACCGCGATTGGAACAACGATGTCCACCTATTCCTCAATCCGTTGAAGCGAGAGAAATGGGATTTCAGTTTCCATTCGCAGCACGATGCCGATAAACCGGCGCTAACGATTCGGTTGGCTAAGGAATCGGAAGTTCGCCACATCGAGTTGAAGAACCGCTTGGACAGTCAGTTCCACGAGCGAGCTGAAGGCTTGACGGTTTGGACCTCTACCGACGGCAAGGACTATCAAAAGGTCTGGGCCGCGGAGAAACCAGCCGGAACGTATTCGATCGATCTGCCCGCCGGCACGCGAGCAAAATACGTCCGCATCGGCCTCGATGGCAAAGGAACGTTCCACCTGTTCCAAGGCGTTATCTACGGCAAATAG